From Actinomyces procaprae:
GTTGGAGATCCAGTCATTGGCGAGGGCACCGAGGCCTAGCTTGCGCAGCAGGCCGTTCATGGCGCCGTCGGTCTGCAGGATCAGCCCCCAGGCGGTTCCGGCGATGACCTCGGAGATGACATAGGGGATGAAGATCAGGACGCGGATGACCGACTGGCCGCGCATCTTCTTGTTCAGCAGCAGCGCCAGGAGCAGGGCGAAGGGGCCCTGCAGCGCCAGGGAGCCGACCACGACGATGGCGTTGTGCCGCAGCACGTTGTGGAACTCGGGGTCGGTCAGGATCGTGCGGTAGTTGTCGAAGCCGACGAAGTTGGTGGGAACGCCGAAGCCCTTCCACTTGAAGAAGCCGTAGTAGGCGGCCATGATCACCGGCAGGATGACGAAGGTCAGGAACATGATGACGGCGGGAGCGGACAGGGCGGTGATCTCCACCCGGTCCCGCCAGGACAGGGAGCTGGGACTCTTCCTCTTCTTACTCCGCCTGACGGCGGTGGCGCCGCCGGCAGGCGCTGAAGTTACTGCTGTCATGTGCGGATCTCGTTTCGTGGATTGGCCGCGACGCGCCCGGGGCGCGTCCTGGGCGCGCCGCGGCCTACTGGTTGAGAGTTGAGAGGGAACTATTCCTTGGCGGCGGCCGCGGTCATGGCGTCGACGATGCCCTGGGCGTCGCCCTTGCCCGCCAGCATGTCGACCACCGCGACGTTCAGCGCGTTGCCGACGTTCTGCCCCAGGGAGGTGTCCAGCCACACCTGGGAATAGGCGGCGTTGTTGTTGGCCTCCACCTGCGGAAGCAGAGCCTCCTGGGTGACTACGTCCTGCGCGTTCTCGTTGACGGGGATGGTCTCGAAGGCGTCGGCGTAGGCCTCCTGATTGGCCTCACTCATGAAGAAGTTGAGGAACTCGGCGCACAGCTCGGCCGGGGCGGTGGAGGAGCAGGCATAGCCGTCCACCCCACCCATGATTGCGGTCGGGTCGCCCTCGCCGCCCTCGACGGCCGGGAAGGGGAACCAGCGCAGGTCGGGCAGCGGCTGCTCATCCGGCGTCAGCGAGGCGATCACACCGACGTTCCAGGTGCCCATGAGCTCCATGGCGGCCTGGTGGTTGGCCACCATGCCGGCCGAGGAGCCGGCGCCCTGCTGGGCGGAGGTGGTCAGGTAGCCGCTGTTGAAGGGCTCGGTGGCGGCGAAGTCAGCCAGATCCTCCCCGGCGTCGACCCAGCACTGGTCGGAGAAATCCAACTCCGCCAGTGAGGACTCCAAGGTCTCCTGGCTGCACTCGCGCAGGGCGAAGAAGTAGTACCAGTGGGCGGCGGGCCAGGCGTCCTTGGCCCCCAGCGCAATCGGCGAGGTCCCGGACTCCTTCAGTTTGGCCACCGCGTCGGACAGCTCCTCCATGGTGGCGGGCTCCTCGGTGATGCCCGCGGCGTCGAACAGGTCCTGGGAGTAGTAGATGCCGCCGGGCTGGAGCGAGGTGGGCATGGCGTAGACGCCGTCCTCGATCGTGTAGGCGGAGAAGGCGCCCTCG
This genomic window contains:
- a CDS encoding carbohydrate ABC transporter permease; protein product: MTAVTSAPAGGATAVRRSKKRKSPSSLSWRDRVEITALSAPAVIMFLTFVILPVIMAAYYGFFKWKGFGVPTNFVGFDNYRTILTDPEFHNVLRHNAIVVVGSLALQGPFALLLALLLNKKMRGQSVIRVLIFIPYVISEVIAGTAWGLILQTDGAMNGLLRKLGLGALANDWISNPKTALTILLFILTWKYAGFAVIIFLAGMQGIPEELTEAAKVDGASYWQIQRKITIPLLGPTMRMWGFLSIIGSLQLFDLVYIIWGQYISSTAGTSTMATYMVVNGRMSGNYGYGNAVAVVLFLISLVIALTYQRFVLRRDTEGALTGSSR
- a CDS encoding ABC transporter substrate-binding protein, translating into MMKLSAHNPHPARSRRRVAGMMAGVLTASLALAACGGGAGGGGDDNTLTLWHNATTGPGSEYWETIAADFEASHEGVTVEVQAIQNEDLDGKLQTAQNAGEGPDVFLARGGGKLRDMVDAGLILDISDMIDETVAAEVPEGAFSAYTIEDGVYAMPTSLQPGGIYYSQDLFDAAGITEEPATMEELSDAVAKLKESGTSPIALGAKDAWPAAHWYYFFALRECSQETLESSLAELDFSDQCWVDAGEDLADFAATEPFNSGYLTTSAQQGAGSSAGMVANHQAAMELMGTWNVGVIASLTPDEQPLPDLRWFPFPAVEGGEGDPTAIMGGVDGYACSSTAPAELCAEFLNFFMSEANQEAYADAFETIPVNENAQDVVTQEALLPQVEANNNAAYSQVWLDTSLGQNVGNALNVAVVDMLAGKGDAQGIVDAMTAAAAKE